DNA from Musa acuminata AAA Group cultivar baxijiao chromosome BXJ1-5, Cavendish_Baxijiao_AAA, whole genome shotgun sequence:
GGCAGCGGCAGCGCCCGCGGCGACGGCGAGAGGACGAACCCCGATCCCGCGTACACTTCGTCCGGAAgccccgccgccgcctccgctgcTGGGACCAGCAGCGGGACCTCCCTGGGAATCATTCCCGGGTCCGGCCCCGGCCCCAGCCGCCCCGTGACGAACACCGCCGGCCCCCAACCGCCGCTCCCCGCTACCGGCTCGCCCTTCGTCGCCTTCTCGGCCTCCAGCGACTCGCCTCGCCGGAGGATCGCGACCTGTCCCACGACCAGGTGGCCTCCGCCTGGCGCGGGATGGCGGAGCTTTGCCGATCTTTTTAGGGAGGAGTCCCTCCTCCGGCGGATGGGCTTGGAGTTCCGTAGAGCGAGGGAAGGGCAGAGGAGGCAGTCATGGGGCCGCAACACCTCGGTTCCCATAACGGCGACGAATTCAAACGCAGACAAGGAGACAGAGAAAGGAGGGGACTTTGAAATCTCGGCCCTCCTCCTCGTTCCTCCGCTCTTTCCGGTCCCTACAGACGGAGGAGAAGAGGCGACGAAGAAGAAACCGAGGGATGGGGAATGGCTGCCTGTCGGGGCTACATTTATCGAGGGGGGGGGGGAAGGAGACGGGTCGGTGGGTGACAGTGGTGGGGACGCGTGGACCGGAGGAAGGGGTCATCGTCGGCCCCCACACGTTCACGTAACGGTGCTCTAACGTATAGCTGACGCCGTTTAGTCGCCGTCTTCGATGCCTTTAACTCATCACGATTCTGACCGTCCAAATAGGAactatattttctttatttttatagtAGAAAACCGATACGATGCAAAATGTCTAATGGACGATTCCTTGGGAAAAATCCTACATTTTTAGGTTTTTTAATCATATActcattttatttttcaaaataattttgttttctcAATGAAACCAATTAAAATGTTTTTGAGTGAAtctataatattttcattattttaatttagtAGTCAAAAGTACTTATTGTAAGGTCATTTAAAAAACATAATAGCTTatcatttttatttctattttttttacaaCAAATAAgtgtaaatattataatatttttaaactaaaaatataatttttggtTGCTAAACTAGAATATTATaactataataaaatatattgtaACCGGcccaaaaaataaaatactatatAAGAAAAATGTTGCTGTGATAGAAATAATCGTGAGTTAGGTTTTAATTAGAAGTTTGCCATTCAAAGTCTCTTTTTTattgtttaaaatatttttattgatattttactatttataatatcAATATTATCGTTTTTTCTATTCCTCataatttcttctttttagtcATCGCCACTATCATTGACGTCACTCATCGTCGTCCGACCCCTCTCATCGTACTCTCGATGTTATCTTCTgataaggaagaaaaagaagaagaggttgaATTCTTATAATTAGGatgaatttttgaatttttattttattttttctcaaagATGCTCCTTTTTCATCGTAATCCTTGAAATACTCCTTAATAAATAATTAGAGTTTTATCTTCTTTTACTTATGAACCAGTCCtgaactgctttagttcctcagttaattataatatttttttaatatgcttATAGTGTcttagaaaaatatcatatatCTCTATTCAGAAAGACTTATAATTAAAATAGAACCTTCACTAGTTCAAGAATACCTATttgatacttttttattttttatatatgagtTAGTTTCTTGTTCCTAAACTAATAAGAAAATCTATTTGATATCATATTTTTGTATATGAGTTAGTTTCtattaagttttgagatcatttgtctccattataatattttttaatggaTTAATGGaggtatcaaaaatattataaatttatttaaaaatattataactgataTTATAAATCTTATACACTAAGGATTTGATTGATTAATAATACCGTGACAATCGATTTATCATATTATTTGATCCATTCGGTGTAACATATTGTCTTGGTAGGAAATAGGGATGATGACtcattgaaaattttgaaaatgacaagtATCTctcaagaaaaattaaaaatcatgaaatttttttgaGAGATGTGATTGAAAAATTCATCGAAAAAGATCAAAGATGTAAAACATAGTCTTGTAGAGTCAGAGAGCTGGTAAACATAAAAGTTGAATCTTTGACAACGACATACCAAGGATATTATTTTTAACAATAGGTCTTTATAATAGATTTTGGGCAACCAAAGAAAATGGCACCTACATCGTAGACAAGCAATACGGGCAACCTAAATATCATATATAAGGAAAAGTAGGTTAAACATCCTGATCTTCTAAGCTAGCTTAAGTGTAAAGACTCACTTGCCTTATATATAAAAAGCATTACATGGGAGAATGTTTTAAAGATAAAGGACTATGTTCGTGGAAAGCCAAGACATTTAGCAAGGAATAACATAACAATCTTATCATGGATGGCCCCTCCATTATTTTAGGTAAGATATTTATTTATGACATTTTCTTGCATGCATTAATTGATTCTAGCATCACACATTATTTTGTATCACTTGCTTATGTGGAAAAACTAGGCAAACTTACTTAGGCACTagatgtgatatattgcatagTTATTCTATCTAGAGATATAATGTATTTAATTAGGGATTGGGGTCTTGTCCGGAATTAATCATAGATATGATAATATTGAATATACAAGATCTTGATATTATATTGGGCATGTATTAGTTGTCTAAATATTATGTTTTCATTGATTAAAATAGGAAGATGATAGTGTTTCAACGTCTAAGATAATCAGAATTTGTATTTGTTGGTTTTGAAAAAGAGACATTAATCCCTTTTATCTCAACAATGAAAGCAATGAGACTTTTAAATAGTGGATGTACAAGatatatgataaatataatttatactaTAGTGGATCCAAAGGTAAAGCCAAAAGATATGCCAATTATAAAAGGATTCTTTTGTGTTTCAAAAGAACCCTCCTAGACTACCGGATATGGAGATTGAGTTTATCATAGACTTAAATGCCGGATACTGAACCTATTTCCAAAGTACCTTATATAATGACTCCATTAAAACCGGAGTTAAAGATATAATTATAGGAGATCCTTGATAAATGGTTCATTCGCCCTAGTTTTTCAAGAAGCACCAATCCtatttataaagaaaaagaatGTTACAATGTATAGACCATAAAGAATTAAATAAGATGATTATTAAGAACAAATACTCACTCTTTAGGATTCTTCTACTGGTCTCCTTGGTCTTCATGAACCTAGGatcccaagaaaaaaaaaaaaaaatagcataTCAAGAAAGAAAGATAAGCATGCATCTCCATTACAAAGAAGAGAACACTAATCTGTGGAATATATCTCTTTATTTGTTGTATTTAATGGCTGCTTTAGGTTTTTAGGCCAC
Protein-coding regions in this window:
- the LOC135675120 gene encoding uncharacterized protein LOC135675120, whose amino-acid sequence is MGTEVLRPHDCLLCPSLALRNSKPIRRRRDSSLKRSAKLRHPAPGGGHLVVGQVAILRRGESLEAEKATKGEPVAGSGGWGPAVFVTGRLGPGPDPGMIPREVPLLVPAAEAAAGLPDEVYAGSGFVLSPSPRALPLPTFSRKKEGSVAAAVVDCSATRDLRRLLRLD